The Treponema primitia ZAS-1 genome window below encodes:
- a CDS encoding PTS sugar transporter subunit IIA, whose product MLLHELFSPEFIQVDLQAEDKEEVFEELVDRFCQVIKSDAREDVLAALKEREMKMSTGIQKGIAIPHGKTNAVDKVYGMLGISRKGIDYEALDGNPVHVLFMILGPVGDSEKHLRVLQRMAELLANPQFFTDLAAQKDAQGAYAILKKYEDISITLD is encoded by the coding sequence ATGCTTTTACACGAACTGTTTTCGCCGGAATTTATACAGGTTGATCTGCAAGCCGAAGACAAAGAAGAGGTTTTTGAGGAACTGGTAGATCGTTTTTGTCAGGTTATTAAATCCGATGCCCGGGAGGATGTCCTGGCTGCCCTGAAGGAACGGGAAATGAAGATGTCCACGGGGATCCAAAAGGGTATCGCTATTCCCCACGGAAAGACCAATGCGGTGGATAAGGTCTACGGCATGTTGGGAATTTCCCGGAAGGGGATAGATTACGAAGCCCTGGACGGAAACCCGGTGCATGTGCTTTTCATGATCCTGGGCCCTGTGGGGGATTCGGAAAAGCATCTCCGGGTCCTCCAGCGTATGGCCGAACTGCTGGCCAATCCCCAGTTTTTCACGGATCTAGCAGCCCAGAAGGATGCACAGGGCGCCTATGCAATTCTGAAAAAATATGAGGATATTTCTATTACTTTGGATTAA
- the secG gene encoding preprotein translocase subunit SecG produces the protein MGVLSVVLLVFFVIAAILLILLVLIQNEEGDSLGGIFAGGSSSAFGSRSGNVLTRATSILGGIFLVLSLGLALLNRTPGGTGVESAGRQLSTDVDNDWWQENGGPGNVNSQPEFQFPEPATEADSAD, from the coding sequence ATGGGTGTGCTCAGTGTGGTCCTGTTGGTGTTTTTTGTTATTGCGGCGATCCTGCTTATTCTCCTGGTTTTAATTCAGAACGAGGAAGGGGATAGTCTTGGAGGGATTTTCGCAGGAGGATCCTCCTCTGCCTTTGGCTCCCGGTCCGGTAATGTGCTTACCAGGGCAACCTCTATTTTGGGGGGAATTTTTCTGGTACTCAGCCTTGGGCTTGCGCTCTTAAACAGGACCCCCGGTGGTACCGGAGTTGAATCCGCGGGCCGGCAGCTTTCGACCGACGTTGATAATGACTGGTGGCAGGAGAACGGCGGGCCCGGTAATGTGAATTCCCAGCCGGAGTTTCAATTTCCCGAACCCGCTACCGAAGCTGATTCTGCGGACTAA
- a CDS encoding helix-turn-helix transcriptional regulator → MESNLLTAEDVAKQLRIKKYTVYELIKRGELPSSKVGKQVRISQTDIDRYLESNKTGPQYSERLRENSRELVDLISSGRPNPPEESPDLFSSTVIISGQDMCLDLLVTRLSGAGSTVLRSYVGCYNGLYSLYHGRVTMSATHLWDAETDTYNYPFIRRLLPGLPVGVFRLGGRMQGLYVRKGNPMNIRGWEDFSRPELSMINRERGSGTRILLDQKLAQLKINTTAIQGYARESSSHLACASTVAKGGAELGCGCERGIERVAGVEFVPLQMEWYDFVFRLVDRNTPAIRTISSYISSDEFKRDLEIMGGYELSQTGRYEEF, encoded by the coding sequence ATGGAATCGAACCTGCTCACTGCGGAAGATGTAGCTAAACAACTGCGTATAAAAAAGTATACAGTCTATGAGCTTATCAAACGGGGGGAGCTCCCTTCGTCCAAGGTGGGGAAACAGGTACGTATCTCCCAGACCGATATAGATCGGTATCTGGAGTCTAACAAGACCGGTCCCCAGTATTCGGAGCGCCTGCGGGAGAATAGTCGTGAGCTTGTCGATTTAATATCCTCCGGCCGGCCCAATCCTCCCGAGGAAAGCCCGGATCTGTTTTCCTCGACGGTGATTATCTCCGGCCAGGATATGTGCCTGGATCTGCTGGTAACCAGGCTTTCCGGGGCGGGAAGCACGGTGCTCCGTTCCTACGTGGGCTGTTATAACGGCCTCTATTCCCTGTACCATGGGCGGGTGACCATGTCCGCGACTCATCTCTGGGATGCAGAAACAGATACCTACAATTATCCCTTCATTCGCCGCCTCCTTCCGGGGCTTCCCGTTGGGGTGTTTCGCCTGGGTGGTCGTATGCAGGGCCTGTATGTCAGAAAGGGGAATCCCATGAACATACGGGGGTGGGAAGACTTTAGCCGCCCCGAACTGTCCATGATCAACCGGGAACGTGGTTCCGGCACCAGGATTCTCCTGGACCAGAAGCTGGCCCAGTTGAAGATTAATACCACCGCCATCCAGGGTTATGCCCGGGAATCCAGCTCCCACCTGGCCTGCGCCAGTACGGTTGCCAAGGGGGGCGCCGAACTGGGCTGCGGCTGCGAGCGGGGCATTGAAAGGGTCGCCGGAGTCGAATTCGTCCCCCTCCAGATGGAATGGTACGATTTTGTGTTTCGTCTGGTGGACCGGAATACTCCGGCGATCCGGACAATCAGTTCCTATATCTCCTCCGATGAGTTTAAGAGGGATCTGGAAATAATGGGGGGCTATGAGTTAAGCCAGACCGGAAGATATGAGGAATTTTAA
- a CDS encoding xylulokinase, protein MNGKDLISGRTTLGIELGSTRIKAVLIGEDYTTLASGGETWENRLENGFWTYHLDEVWQGLQNAVQKLSDDVQKRYGVPLSVPEAIGISGMMHGYLAFDKSGKQLAPFLTWRNTNTEQSAKLLTKEFGFNIPQRWSIAQLYQAILNKEEHVKDISYLTTLAGYVHWKLTGQKVLGIGEASGMFPIDSNSNNFNAKMVSQFDSLIGGSKFSWKLSDILPKVLNAGENAGSLTAEGAKLLDPKGGLAAGIPLCPPEGDAGTGMVATNSVAVRTGNVSAGTSIFAMIVLEKELSKVYQEIDMVTTPSGKPVAMVHCNNCTTDLDAWVKLFSEVNETVGATVDKGKLYDVLYEKALEADPDCGGLLSYNYDAGEVITGLEQGRPLFTRMPDSRFSLANFMRALLFSTMATLKIGMDILTEKEHVRLDKILGHGGLFKTKIVGQRLMAAALKTPVAVMETAGEGGAWGIALLAAYLQQKEGTLESFLAQKVFGKNSGDLLEPDAKDVQGFTAFMKQYTKGIAIERAAVEHLQ, encoded by the coding sequence ATGAACGGAAAAGATTTAATTAGCGGAAGAACAACCCTCGGCATAGAGCTTGGTTCTACCCGCATCAAAGCGGTCCTGATTGGGGAAGATTACACAACCCTTGCATCGGGGGGCGAGACATGGGAAAACCGTTTGGAAAACGGCTTTTGGACCTATCACCTGGATGAAGTCTGGCAGGGGCTGCAAAACGCCGTTCAAAAACTGTCCGATGATGTTCAGAAACGGTACGGCGTCCCGCTTTCCGTGCCCGAGGCTATCGGCATTTCCGGTATGATGCACGGATATTTGGCCTTTGATAAGAGCGGAAAACAGCTTGCCCCTTTCCTTACCTGGCGTAACACCAATACGGAACAGTCGGCAAAGCTGCTTACAAAGGAATTCGGCTTTAACATTCCCCAGCGTTGGAGTATCGCGCAGCTCTATCAGGCAATTTTGAACAAGGAAGAACACGTAAAGGATATTTCCTATTTAACCACCCTTGCCGGTTATGTGCACTGGAAGCTGACGGGGCAAAAGGTGCTTGGCATAGGCGAAGCATCCGGCATGTTTCCTATCGACAGCAATAGTAACAATTTCAATGCAAAAATGGTAAGTCAGTTCGATTCCCTTATCGGCGGTTCAAAATTCAGTTGGAAGCTTTCAGATATACTGCCCAAGGTTTTGAACGCCGGTGAAAATGCGGGGTCCCTCACCGCGGAGGGCGCTAAGCTGCTTGACCCCAAGGGAGGGCTGGCAGCCGGCATTCCCCTGTGTCCCCCCGAAGGGGATGCGGGAACCGGTATGGTGGCAACAAACAGCGTTGCGGTACGCACCGGCAATGTTTCGGCGGGAACGTCGATATTTGCGATGATCGTGCTGGAAAAGGAATTATCCAAGGTGTACCAGGAGATCGATATGGTCACCACACCCTCGGGTAAACCCGTGGCCATGGTGCATTGTAACAACTGTACTACGGACCTCGACGCCTGGGTAAAGCTGTTTAGCGAAGTTAATGAAACAGTTGGCGCTACGGTTGATAAGGGTAAACTATACGATGTTCTGTATGAAAAAGCCCTTGAGGCCGATCCTGATTGCGGCGGCCTTCTCTCCTACAATTATGATGCGGGGGAGGTGATTACCGGGCTGGAACAGGGACGTCCCTTGTTTACCCGTATGCCTGACAGCCGCTTTTCGCTGGCAAATTTTATGCGTGCCCTCCTTTTTTCCACCATGGCTACCCTGAAGATAGGGATGGATATTCTTACGGAAAAAGAACATGTCCGTCTTGATAAAATTCTTGGCCATGGAGGTTTATTTAAAACAAAGATTGTGGGTCAGCGATTGATGGCGGCGGCGTTGAAAACACCGGTTGCGGTAATGGAGACCGCCGGCGAAGGCGGCGCATGGGGTATTGCGCTCCTGGCCGCGTACCTGCAGCAAAAAGAAGGAACCCTTGAATCCTTTCTGGCGCAAAAGGTGTTTGGGAAGAACTCGGGCGACCTGCTTGAACCGGATGCAAAGGATGTACAGGGGTTCACCGCCTTCATGAAACAGTATACCAAGGGCATTGCGATAGAAAGGGCCGCTGTAGAACATTTGCAATGA
- a CDS encoding CBS and ACT domain-containing protein has translation MIISRVMTKNPVTVHPDMSVTDVRSLMDKEQIGHLPVLDKNNNLVGILTKKDLLKAGPSGATSLDMYEISYLLSKLKVEKIMVKDVITVEENDVVEEAARIMADKDIGCLPVVKGDLLVGIITETDLFHVFIKAFGARHPGVRITIHVAEKPGQLEKLTHAIAVKGGNIIALVSSEGDDPDHRRITIRIAGMNRSDIEESVNAISDAELEDIR, from the coding sequence ATGATTATTAGCCGTGTAATGACGAAAAACCCCGTTACGGTACACCCCGACATGTCGGTAACGGATGTACGTTCCCTGATGGATAAGGAACAGATCGGCCACCTGCCGGTGCTGGATAAAAACAACAACCTTGTGGGTATCCTCACCAAGAAGGACCTGCTCAAGGCCGGTCCTTCGGGCGCAACCAGTTTGGACATGTACGAGATCAGCTATCTCCTTTCCAAACTCAAGGTGGAGAAGATCATGGTGAAGGATGTGATCACCGTGGAAGAAAACGATGTGGTGGAGGAAGCCGCCCGGATCATGGCGGATAAGGACATAGGCTGCCTGCCGGTTGTGAAGGGGGATCTGCTGGTGGGGATCATCACCGAAACGGATCTTTTCCACGTCTTTATCAAAGCCTTCGGCGCCCGGCATCCGGGGGTCCGTATCACCATACACGTGGCGGAAAAACCGGGGCAGCTGGAAAAGCTGACCCACGCCATCGCCGTCAAGGGCGGTAACATCATCGCCCTGGTCTCTTCGGAAGGTGACGATCCGGATCACCGCCGTATCACCATACGGATAGCCGGTATGAATCGCAGTGATATTGAGGAAAGCGTTAACGCCATTAGTGATGCGGAACTGGAAGATATTCGATAA
- a CDS encoding ABC transporter ATP-binding protein translates to MAEPKILLQVRDLAVHYGAIQALRGISFDVAPGEIITLIGSNGAGKTTTLHAISNIIRKTAGSVIFDGNDISAVLPDRIVTSGLIQVPEGRRIFANLSVKDNLEMGAYVRKDRPAVRSDMEMVYGIFPRLKERIRQVAGTLSGGEQQMLAMGRALMSKPRLLLLDEPSMGLAPILVDEIFSIIKRINESGTTILLVEQNAFKALGLASRGYILETGQVIKTGPAQSLMKDDAVKEAYLGGQNDY, encoded by the coding sequence ATGGCTGAGCCAAAGATTTTGCTCCAGGTTAGGGATCTTGCGGTCCACTACGGCGCTATCCAGGCCTTGCGGGGTATTTCCTTCGATGTTGCCCCGGGGGAGATCATCACCCTAATCGGTTCTAACGGCGCGGGAAAAACCACCACCCTCCATGCCATATCGAATATCATTAGAAAGACTGCGGGTTCCGTTATCTTTGACGGTAATGATATTAGCGCCGTGCTTCCGGACCGTATCGTCACTTCGGGGCTCATCCAGGTTCCCGAAGGCCGGCGCATATTTGCCAATCTTTCGGTGAAGGATAATCTGGAGATGGGAGCCTATGTCCGGAAGGACCGGCCCGCTGTCCGCAGTGATATGGAGATGGTCTACGGGATTTTTCCCCGGCTTAAGGAGCGGATCCGGCAGGTGGCGGGGACCCTCTCCGGGGGTGAACAGCAGATGCTCGCCATGGGGAGAGCCCTGATGTCCAAACCACGGCTGCTGCTCCTGGACGAACCATCCATGGGTCTTGCCCCCATTTTGGTGGATGAAATTTTCTCGATAATAAAGCGTATCAACGAATCGGGAACAACAATACTATTGGTAGAGCAGAACGCCTTTAAAGCCCTGGGACTCGCTTCCCGCGGGTATATCCTGGAGACCGGCCAGGTAATCAAGACCGGTCCCGCACAGTCCCTGATGAAGGACGATGCGGTGAAGGAAGCATACCTAGGAGGACAAAATGATTATTAG
- a CDS encoding ABC transporter ATP-binding protein, producing the protein MNDQDLLLKVSDLSIIFGGLRAVSGFSCELHRGELVGLIGPNGAGKTTVFNMLSGIYAPTGGEIDFWDRHGKVHVVGKLSPAKLNHIGIARTFQNIRLFNNLTVEDNVRIALHSSRVENPLDVVFRLPRFYHDEGQMRERVDELLSLFKIEKKKNELARNLPYGEQRKLEIARALASSPILLLLDEPAAGMNPQETQELMRLISFIRKEFHLTILLIEHDMHLVMGICERLMVLDYGRIIAAGLPGEIRRDPAVIKAYLGEDAHG; encoded by the coding sequence ATGAATGATCAAGACCTTCTTTTAAAGGTATCGGATCTCTCAATAATTTTTGGCGGACTGCGGGCGGTGAGCGGGTTTTCATGTGAATTGCACCGGGGCGAGCTGGTGGGACTTATCGGGCCGAATGGAGCGGGGAAGACCACGGTGTTCAATATGCTTTCCGGTATCTATGCACCCACCGGGGGGGAGATTGATTTTTGGGACCGCCATGGGAAGGTGCATGTGGTAGGAAAACTGAGCCCCGCTAAACTGAACCATATCGGTATAGCCAGGACATTCCAGAATATCAGGCTCTTCAATAACCTTACGGTGGAAGACAATGTGCGCATAGCCCTCCATTCTTCCCGGGTGGAAAACCCTTTGGATGTGGTGTTCCGGCTTCCCCGTTTTTATCATGACGAAGGGCAGATGCGGGAACGGGTAGATGAATTACTATCACTGTTTAAAATAGAGAAGAAGAAAAACGAGCTGGCCCGAAACCTTCCCTACGGGGAACAGCGGAAGCTGGAAATTGCCCGGGCCCTGGCAAGCAGCCCGATATTACTCCTGTTGGACGAACCCGCCGCAGGGATGAACCCCCAGGAGACCCAGGAGCTGATGAGGCTTATCTCATTTATCCGGAAGGAATTTCACCTGACCATCCTGCTTATCGAACACGATATGCATCTGGTCATGGGGATCTGCGAGCGGCTCATGGTTCTCGATTACGGCAGGATCATTGCGGCGGGGCTTCCCGGGGAGATACGCCGGGACCCGGCGGTGATCAAGGCCTACCTTGGGGAGGATGCCCATGGCTGA
- a CDS encoding branched-chain amino acid ABC transporter permease has product MKDRRKNTIIPGAFALALVCIPTLLIKLNIIDAYTAQIITMGGVNAILAISVNTITGITGQLSLGQAGFMAIGAYSCISFTLDLGLPIPVSVVLAALVTALFGFIIGFPTLKLTGDYLAIVTLGFGEIIRVILTNFRILTGGANGRRFTTALTLNGDLAFLVVTASLVIILILLQNFLRSSYGRAIMAVREDEVAANSNGISVFRYKMTGFVIASFIAGIGGCLYAMVIGFVKPDAASFNHSIDYLIFVVLGGMGSMTGSVLAAYILTYLQEFLRFLRDYRLLIYPLILIFVMLFRPQGLLGMKELSFVRLVSRFAAFIRRKTAKRGDV; this is encoded by the coding sequence ATGAAGGATCGCAGAAAAAATACGATTATACCCGGCGCCTTCGCCCTGGCTTTGGTGTGTATCCCCACGCTGCTCATAAAACTGAATATTATCGACGCCTACACCGCCCAGATCATCACCATGGGCGGGGTAAACGCTATCCTGGCCATCAGCGTGAATACCATCACGGGGATCACCGGGCAGCTTTCATTAGGACAGGCGGGGTTCATGGCCATAGGGGCCTATTCCTGCATATCCTTTACCCTGGACCTGGGGCTTCCCATACCGGTAAGCGTTGTCCTCGCAGCATTGGTAACCGCCCTGTTTGGGTTTATCATCGGGTTTCCCACACTAAAACTAACCGGAGATTACCTCGCTATCGTTACCCTGGGCTTTGGCGAAATTATCCGGGTAATCCTCACCAATTTTCGAATCCTAACCGGGGGCGCCAACGGCCGGCGTTTTACCACTGCCTTGACCCTTAATGGGGATTTAGCCTTCCTGGTGGTTACCGCAAGTCTGGTAATAATACTAATCCTGCTGCAAAATTTTCTCCGTTCCAGTTATGGCAGGGCCATCATGGCGGTGCGGGAAGACGAAGTGGCGGCCAATTCCAACGGAATCAGCGTATTCCGCTATAAAATGACGGGCTTTGTAATTGCGTCCTTTATCGCCGGTATCGGCGGCTGTCTCTACGCCATGGTGATAGGTTTTGTAAAACCCGACGCCGCCTCCTTTAACCACAGTATCGACTATCTGATCTTCGTGGTCCTTGGAGGCATGGGTTCCATGACCGGATCCGTATTAGCCGCCTATATCCTCACCTATCTCCAGGAATTTCTCCGCTTCCTCCGGGACTACCGTCTCCTGATCTACCCCCTCATACTTATTTTCGTGATGCTCTTCCGCCCCCAGGGCCTCCTGGGCATGAAGGAACTATCCTTCGTCCGCCTGGTCTCCCGCTTCGCCGCCTTCATACGGCGCAAAACCGCCAAGAGGGGAGATGTATGA
- a CDS encoding branched-chain amino acid ABC transporter permease: MDTGVIFVQQLINGISLGSIYALIALGYTMVYGIVLLINFAHGDILMVGAYAGYFVLTRFGVSPLSLAAAFLFAMALCAGLGVFIERFAYRPLRTAPRLNSLITAIAVSLILQNGARVLPFIGPNPRQFPRPEVSTISLGIVSISNIQIIVILLSAVLMLILNYIINYTKRGKAMQAVSFDLQASSLMGISVNGTISFTFALGSVLAAAGGILFACAYPQVSPTMGTMPGLKAFVAAVLGGIGSVPGAMLGGFILGIAETMTKGFISSQYADAISFSILIIILLVKPTGILGKKTRVKV, translated from the coding sequence GTGGACACGGGAGTTATTTTTGTACAACAGCTGATAAACGGTATTTCCCTGGGCAGTATTTATGCATTGATTGCCCTGGGTTATACCATGGTTTACGGTATTGTTCTGCTTATTAATTTTGCCCACGGCGATATACTCATGGTAGGGGCCTATGCGGGTTACTTTGTTTTAACCCGTTTCGGTGTCTCCCCCCTAAGTCTGGCCGCAGCGTTTCTGTTCGCCATGGCCCTCTGCGCAGGTCTCGGGGTCTTTATTGAACGCTTCGCCTACCGGCCTCTACGTACAGCCCCGCGGCTCAACTCCCTCATCACCGCCATTGCGGTTTCGCTTATTTTGCAGAACGGCGCCCGGGTATTGCCCTTTATCGGGCCCAACCCCAGGCAGTTTCCCCGGCCGGAGGTAAGCACCATATCTTTGGGGATTGTTTCAATTTCAAACATTCAGATCATCGTAATTTTACTGTCCGCAGTATTAATGCTCATCCTGAACTATATTATCAATTATACTAAGCGGGGCAAGGCCATGCAGGCGGTGTCCTTTGACCTTCAGGCTTCAAGTCTCATGGGGATATCGGTGAACGGCACCATCTCCTTTACCTTTGCCCTGGGCTCGGTATTAGCCGCCGCCGGGGGCATACTCTTTGCCTGCGCCTATCCCCAGGTGAGTCCTACCATGGGAACCATGCCGGGGCTTAAAGCCTTTGTGGCCGCCGTATTGGGAGGCATAGGTTCCGTGCCCGGGGCCATGTTAGGGGGCTTTATCCTTGGGATTGCCGAAACCATGACCAAGGGCTTCATCTCCTCCCAATATGCGGATGCCATTTCGTTTTCCATTCTTATCATTATCCTCCTGGTTAAGCCCACGGGGATTCTTGGCAAGAAGACCAGGGTAAAGGTGTAA
- a CDS encoding ABC transporter substrate-binding protein, with the protein MKKLAVIFLSLCLAVMAFAGGKADSAAGSGDIIIGGIFPLSGGVAVYGTEAQKGIQLAIEEINAAGGVGGRNIVLISEDDEGDAAKSVSAFRKLTTQNKAKLIIGSLTSGCTIAVSSLAQAQGVLLMAPAASAEAVTDAGDYVFRACFIDPFQGTVAGVFAFQEINAKRAAVLYDNGNDYSVGLQENFVKAFTSRGGTVVASEVYNGGDVDFNAQLTRIKAANPDMVYLPDYYSTVALIAKQLRAQGINAQGTPVPIMGADGWDGLQENAGDEVLNGFFTNNFTPDSTVPKVASFVKAFQGKFGALPTSFAALGYDSLYLVRDAIISAGSTEPAAVRDALAKIDGNYVTGNIRFDAKRNPVKSAVVLELVKGSNGKLTTAYKSTVNP; encoded by the coding sequence ATGAAAAAATTAGCAGTGATCTTTTTATCCCTGTGTCTTGCCGTTATGGCCTTTGCCGGGGGCAAGGCCGATTCTGCCGCCGGTTCCGGCGATATCATTATTGGCGGTATTTTCCCGCTTTCCGGGGGGGTCGCCGTGTACGGCACCGAAGCCCAGAAGGGAATCCAGCTGGCAATTGAAGAAATCAATGCCGCAGGCGGCGTTGGTGGAAGAAATATCGTCCTTATTTCCGAAGATGATGAAGGCGATGCGGCAAAGAGCGTAAGCGCCTTCAGGAAACTCACCACCCAGAATAAGGCGAAGCTCATCATCGGCTCCCTTACTTCGGGATGCACCATAGCGGTCAGCTCCCTGGCCCAGGCTCAGGGGGTGCTTCTCATGGCGCCCGCAGCCTCCGCCGAAGCGGTTACCGACGCCGGGGACTATGTGTTCCGGGCCTGCTTTATCGACCCCTTCCAGGGTACGGTGGCGGGGGTTTTCGCTTTCCAGGAAATCAACGCAAAAAGGGCGGCTGTCCTTTACGATAACGGTAACGACTATTCCGTGGGGCTCCAGGAGAATTTTGTCAAGGCATTTACTTCCCGTGGGGGAACCGTGGTGGCCAGTGAAGTGTACAACGGCGGGGATGTGGACTTTAACGCCCAGCTTACCCGGATCAAAGCTGCCAACCCCGACATGGTCTACCTGCCGGATTATTACAGCACCGTAGCGCTTATCGCCAAGCAGCTTCGGGCCCAGGGGATCAACGCCCAGGGGACTCCTGTCCCAATCATGGGCGCCGATGGCTGGGATGGGCTCCAGGAAAACGCCGGGGACGAAGTGCTGAACGGCTTCTTTACCAATAACTTTACCCCCGATTCCACCGTCCCCAAGGTGGCAAGCTTTGTTAAGGCTTTCCAGGGGAAGTTTGGCGCCCTGCCCACTTCCTTCGCCGCCCTGGGCTACGATTCCCTGTACCTGGTTCGGGACGCCATTATCAGCGCCGGTTCCACAGAACCCGCTGCGGTCAGGGATGCCCTGGCGAAGATCGACGGCAATTATGTTACCGGTAATATCCGGTTTGACGCCAAGCGGAACCCCGTTAAGTCTGCGGTGGTGCTGGAACTCGTCAAAGGGTCGAATGGTAAATTAACCACGGCCTATAAGTCCACCGTTAACCCCTAG